The following coding sequences are from one Deinococcus arcticus window:
- a CDS encoding serine hydrolase domain-containing protein, with protein MRPSVLVGLLWVSAQAAQALAASQVFAQAAPTRPAPTAAPASLARAAAYSAEHRGDALVVLQGGREVLAQGQHGFALDTPHALASGSKTFACALAVALQDAGVLRLDERAADTLTEWAGDARREITLRQLLNFSSGLPGNVGQPVPGQNADLNAAALRAPLRATPGARFSYGNAHLAAFSAWVSRKTGRAPEVELQRRVLDALNIHPTWARDNAGNASLAGGARLDARSWARFGELLRRGGEWEGRQLLSAAGLSSCRQGSAALNAYGLGLWLNLPLRGTLDPRDSVPVAALKAGAERLMPSQPDDVVMAAGLGNQRLYVLPSLDAVVVRFGRGGPWNDDEFLRLLTAP; from the coding sequence CCACCCGGCCTGCGCCCACCGCGGCACCGGCCAGCCTGGCGCGGGCCGCCGCCTATTCCGCCGAGCACCGGGGCGACGCGCTGGTGGTGCTGCAGGGCGGCCGGGAGGTGCTGGCCCAGGGACAGCACGGCTTTGCCCTGGACACCCCCCACGCGCTGGCCAGCGGCAGCAAGACCTTTGCCTGCGCGCTGGCCGTGGCGCTGCAGGACGCGGGCGTGCTGCGCCTGGACGAGCGGGCCGCCGACACCCTGACCGAATGGGCCGGCGACGCGCGGCGCGAGATCACGCTGCGCCAGCTGCTGAATTTTTCCAGTGGCCTGCCGGGCAATGTGGGCCAGCCAGTGCCCGGCCAGAATGCCGACCTGAACGCCGCCGCGCTGCGCGCTCCGCTGCGGGCCACCCCGGGTGCGCGCTTTAGCTACGGCAACGCGCATCTGGCAGCGTTCAGTGCCTGGGTGAGCCGCAAGACCGGCCGCGCGCCGGAAGTCGAGCTGCAGCGGCGGGTGCTGGACGCCCTGAACATTCACCCCACCTGGGCCCGCGACAACGCCGGCAACGCCAGCCTGGCGGGCGGCGCGCGGCTGGACGCCCGGAGCTGGGCGCGCTTTGGCGAGCTGCTGCGGCGCGGCGGGGAGTGGGAGGGCCGGCAGCTGCTGAGTGCGGCCGGGCTGAGCAGCTGCCGCCAGGGCAGCGCGGCGCTGAACGCCTATGGCCTGGGCCTGTGGCTGAACCTGCCGCTGCGGGGCACCCTGGACCCCCGCGACAGCGTGCCGGTGGCGGCCCTGAAGGCGGGCGCCGAGCGCCTGATGCCCTCGCAGCCGGACGACGTGGTGATGGCCGCCGGGCTGGGCAACCAGCGCCTGTACGTGCTGCCCAGCCTGGACGCCGTGGTGGTGCGCTTTGGCCGGGGCGGGCCCTGGAACGACGACGAGTTTCTGCGCCTGCTGACCGCGCCCTGA